The following are encoded together in the Populus trichocarpa isolate Nisqually-1 chromosome 5, P.trichocarpa_v4.1, whole genome shotgun sequence genome:
- the LOC18099286 gene encoding cholesterol 22-monohydroxylase CYP90B51 isoform X2, which produces MSHSELVVLLLPSILSLLLVFILMQRKQARFNLPPGNMGWPFLGETIGYLKPYSATSIGEFMEQHISRYGKIYKSNLFGEPTIVSADAGLNRFILQSEGRLFECSYPRSIGGILGKWSMLVLVGDMHRNMRSISLNFLSHARLRSHLLKEVEKQTLLVLSSWKENCTFSAQDEAKKFTFNLMAKHMMSLDPGKPETEQLKKEYVTFMKGVVSAPLNFPGTPYRKALKSRSIILKFIEQKMEERIARLKEGVEDLEEDDLLGWVLKHSNLSTEQILDLILSLLFAGHETSSVSIALAIYFLQACPGAIQQLKEEHIEISRAKKQSGEMEINWDDYKKMEFTQCVISETLRLGNVVRFLHRKAVRDVRYKGYDIPCGWKVLPVISAVHLDSTVFDQPQQFNPWRWQHNNARGSSTCSSAAAASSNHFMPFGGGPRLCAGSELAKLEMAVFIHHLVLNFHWELVGADQAFAFPFVDFPKGLPIRVKHHTVI; this is translated from the exons ATGTCTCACTCAGAGCTTGTTGTGCTTCTCCTtccttcaattttatctctACTCCTGGTCTTCATTCTCATGCAAAGAAAGCAAGCAAGATTTAATCTCCCACCTGGCAACATGGGCTGGCCATTTCTTGGAGAAACTATTGGCTACTTGAAGCCTTACTCTGCTACTTCAATAGGGGAATTCATGGAACAACACATATCAAG GTATGGAAAGATTTACAAGTCCAATTTGTTTGGGGAGCCGACAATAGTATCTGCAGATGCTGGACTTAACAGATTTATACTCCAGAGTGAAGGAAGATTGTTTGAATGCAGCTATCCAAGAAGTATTGGTGGAATTCTTGGAAAATGGTCTATGCTGGTTCTAGTTGGAGACATGCATAGAAACATGAGGAGTATATCTCTCAACTTTTTGAGCCATGCCAGGTTAAGAAGTCATCTATTGAAAGAAGTGGAGAAGCAAACCTTGCTTGTTCTTAGTTCTTGGAAGGAGAATTGTACATTTTCAGCTCAAGATGAAGCAAAGAAG TTTACCTTCAATTTGATGGCAAAACATATGATGAGCTTGGATCCTGGAAAGCCAGAGACTGAGCAGCTGAAGAAAGAGTATGTTACTTTCATGAAAGGAGTGGTTTCTGCTCCACTAAATTTTCCTGGAACACCGTATAGAAAAGCCTTGAAG TCTCGATCAATCATCCTTAAATTTATAGAGCAAAAAATGGAAGAGAGAATTGCTAGATTGAAGGAGGGAGTGGAAGATTTAGAGGAAGATGATCTTCTTGGATGGGTTTTGAAGCATTCAAATCTTTCTACCGAGCAAATCCTTGACTTGATATTAAGCTTGCTCTTTGCTGGCCATGAAACTTCTTCTGTCTCCATAGCTTTAGCCATCTACTTCTTGCAAGCTTGTCCCGGTGCTATTCAACAGTTAAAA GAAGAACATATTGAAATTTCCAGAGCCAAGAAACAGTCAGGAGAGATGGAAATAAACTGGGATGATTACAAAAAAATGGAATTCACTCAATGT GTTATAAGTGAGACACTGAGGCTTGGAAACGTAGtcaggttccttcatagaaaaGCTGTCAGAGATGTTCGCTATAAAG GGTATGACATTCCATGTGGATGGAAAGTGCTGCCAGTGATCTCAGCCGTGCATTTAGATTCTACTGTTTTTGACCAGCCTCAACAGTTCAATCCATGGAGATGGCAG CACAACAATGCTCGTGGATCTTCTACTTGTTCGAGTGCGGCGGCGGCGAGTAGTAATCACTTCATGCCATTTGGGGGAGGACCGCGACTCTGTGCAGGATCGGAATTGGCAAAACTTGAAATGGCAGTTTTCATTCACCATTTGGTTCTGAACTTCCATTGGGAATTGGTCGGTGCCGATCAAGCCtttgcctttccttttgttgaTTTTCCTAAAGGCTTGCCAATAAGAGTCAAGCACCACACAGTCATATAA
- the LOC18099286 gene encoding cholesterol 22-monohydroxylase CYP90B51 isoform X1, with amino-acid sequence MSHSELVVLLLPSILSLLLVFILMQRKQARFNLPPGNMGWPFLGETIGYLKPYSATSIGEFMEQHISRYGKIYKSNLFGEPTIVSADAGLNRFILQSEGRLFECSYPRSIGGILGKWSMLVLVGDMHRNMRSISLNFLSHARLRSHLLKEVEKQTLLVLSSWKENCTFSAQDEAKKFTFNLMAKHMMSLDPGKPETEQLKKEYVTFMKGVVSAPLNFPGTPYRKALKSRSIILKFIEQKMEERIARLKEGVEDLEEDDLLGWVLKHSNLSTEQILDLILSLLFAGHETSSVSIALAIYFLQACPGAIQQLKEEHIEISRAKKQSGEMEINWDDYKKMEFTQCVISETLRLGNVVRFLHRKAVRDVRYKGYDIPCGWKVLPVISAVHLDSTVFDQPQQFNPWRWQQHNNARGSSTCSSAAAASSNHFMPFGGGPRLCAGSELAKLEMAVFIHHLVLNFHWELVGADQAFAFPFVDFPKGLPIRVKHHTVI; translated from the exons ATGTCTCACTCAGAGCTTGTTGTGCTTCTCCTtccttcaattttatctctACTCCTGGTCTTCATTCTCATGCAAAGAAAGCAAGCAAGATTTAATCTCCCACCTGGCAACATGGGCTGGCCATTTCTTGGAGAAACTATTGGCTACTTGAAGCCTTACTCTGCTACTTCAATAGGGGAATTCATGGAACAACACATATCAAG GTATGGAAAGATTTACAAGTCCAATTTGTTTGGGGAGCCGACAATAGTATCTGCAGATGCTGGACTTAACAGATTTATACTCCAGAGTGAAGGAAGATTGTTTGAATGCAGCTATCCAAGAAGTATTGGTGGAATTCTTGGAAAATGGTCTATGCTGGTTCTAGTTGGAGACATGCATAGAAACATGAGGAGTATATCTCTCAACTTTTTGAGCCATGCCAGGTTAAGAAGTCATCTATTGAAAGAAGTGGAGAAGCAAACCTTGCTTGTTCTTAGTTCTTGGAAGGAGAATTGTACATTTTCAGCTCAAGATGAAGCAAAGAAG TTTACCTTCAATTTGATGGCAAAACATATGATGAGCTTGGATCCTGGAAAGCCAGAGACTGAGCAGCTGAAGAAAGAGTATGTTACTTTCATGAAAGGAGTGGTTTCTGCTCCACTAAATTTTCCTGGAACACCGTATAGAAAAGCCTTGAAG TCTCGATCAATCATCCTTAAATTTATAGAGCAAAAAATGGAAGAGAGAATTGCTAGATTGAAGGAGGGAGTGGAAGATTTAGAGGAAGATGATCTTCTTGGATGGGTTTTGAAGCATTCAAATCTTTCTACCGAGCAAATCCTTGACTTGATATTAAGCTTGCTCTTTGCTGGCCATGAAACTTCTTCTGTCTCCATAGCTTTAGCCATCTACTTCTTGCAAGCTTGTCCCGGTGCTATTCAACAGTTAAAA GAAGAACATATTGAAATTTCCAGAGCCAAGAAACAGTCAGGAGAGATGGAAATAAACTGGGATGATTACAAAAAAATGGAATTCACTCAATGT GTTATAAGTGAGACACTGAGGCTTGGAAACGTAGtcaggttccttcatagaaaaGCTGTCAGAGATGTTCGCTATAAAG GGTATGACATTCCATGTGGATGGAAAGTGCTGCCAGTGATCTCAGCCGTGCATTTAGATTCTACTGTTTTTGACCAGCCTCAACAGTTCAATCCATGGAGATGGCAG CAGCACAACAATGCTCGTGGATCTTCTACTTGTTCGAGTGCGGCGGCGGCGAGTAGTAATCACTTCATGCCATTTGGGGGAGGACCGCGACTCTGTGCAGGATCGGAATTGGCAAAACTTGAAATGGCAGTTTTCATTCACCATTTGGTTCTGAACTTCCATTGGGAATTGGTCGGTGCCGATCAAGCCtttgcctttccttttgttgaTTTTCCTAAAGGCTTGCCAATAAGAGTCAAGCACCACACAGTCATATAA